In the Desulfurobacteriaceae bacterium genome, one interval contains:
- a CDS encoding EAL domain-containing protein produces the protein MSETLGKIRGLGGGILAKREITVEERKEIIDLYNLLVGYRSLVFWTIQNGEVPKSIVKKFSKAEEKINEFIRIIEDLFLLNKEKPSSDPVKYFNMSTVVIDELFNIYNLIFSHLDQFLKSKRSLLVKDLILKSLIIFFLVGGLLYLSVLIYKITIESLHSILLAARSISKGNFNVKILTNTKDEIGEVAKVLTISVDKLKKTIEELERSKQQLQYLLTYDSLTELPNRVKLLEDIKTLKKPALCIMDISDFRSLNELYGEECGDFVLKQIASELKRFESKIHPYRVYSDEFALLYDLEEGRINFKEFSSYCAETINYLEDKPLRYKDFDIYLNFTAGIAEGDKEKLLVHAEMALNEAKEKRKKLIVVDSNHLKKHNYAENMFWIRKIKKAIEEKRIVPFYQPIINNKTGKIEKFEALVRLLDKDGNVISPRKFLPIAKKARLYPEITKIVTEKVFEDFRKLPSEVSVNISFEDLLSEKTVNFIFNELKKFPEPHRITFEILETEEIENYKLFYQFISEVKNFGCKFAIDDFGTGYSNLEHLMKLNVDFLKIDASIIKRILESREALILTEAVVSFSKKLNIKTVAEFVSNEAIYEAVKKLGIDYSQGYFLGEPQPIEEVERLITSS, from the coding sequence TTGTCTGAAACATTAGGTAAGATTAGGGGCTTAGGTGGAGGTATTCTTGCAAAAAGAGAAATCACAGTAGAGGAAAGAAAAGAAATTATTGATCTTTACAATCTCTTAGTTGGATATAGAAGCTTAGTATTCTGGACTATACAAAACGGCGAAGTTCCAAAAAGTATAGTTAAGAAATTTAGTAAGGCAGAAGAAAAGATAAATGAATTTATAAGAATTATTGAGGATTTATTTTTACTCAATAAAGAAAAGCCTTCTTCTGATCCCGTTAAATATTTTAATATGTCAACTGTGGTTATTGACGAACTGTTTAATATTTATAACTTAATCTTCTCCCACTTAGATCAATTTCTTAAAAGTAAAAGATCATTACTTGTAAAGGATCTTATTTTAAAAAGCCTAATAATTTTTTTCCTTGTAGGTGGTCTACTTTATTTAAGTGTTCTGATTTATAAGATAACAATAGAGTCTCTTCATTCTATTCTTTTAGCCGCAAGAAGTATCTCAAAGGGAAACTTTAATGTAAAAATTCTGACAAATACAAAAGATGAAATAGGAGAAGTTGCTAAAGTCCTTACAATTTCAGTGGATAAACTAAAAAAGACAATAGAAGAGCTTGAAAGAAGCAAACAGCAACTACAATATCTCTTGACTTATGACTCCCTAACAGAACTACCCAACAGAGTAAAGCTACTGGAAGATATTAAAACATTGAAAAAACCTGCCCTTTGCATCATGGATATTTCTGACTTTAGGAGTCTAAATGAACTCTATGGCGAAGAGTGTGGAGATTTTGTTCTCAAACAGATAGCTTCAGAGCTAAAAAGGTTTGAATCCAAAATCCATCCCTACCGAGTTTATTCGGACGAATTTGCCCTACTTTATGATCTGGAGGAAGGTAGGATAAACTTTAAAGAGTTTTCCAGCTACTGCGCAGAAACAATAAACTACTTAGAAGACAAACCCCTCAGATATAAAGACTTTGATATTTACCTAAACTTTACAGCAGGTATAGCAGAGGGAGACAAGGAAAAACTGTTAGTTCATGCTGAAATGGCTTTAAATGAAGCTAAAGAAAAAAGGAAAAAACTTATAGTTGTTGATAGCAATCATTTGAAGAAACACAACTATGCAGAAAACATGTTTTGGATTAGAAAAATAAAAAAAGCAATAGAAGAAAAAAGAATAGTTCCTTTCTACCAACCTATTATAAATAACAAAACAGGAAAAATTGAAAAATTTGAAGCCCTTGTAAGACTTTTGGATAAAGATGGAAACGTGATTTCTCCTAGAAAGTTTCTACCAATAGCTAAGAAGGCAAGGCTTTATCCAGAAATAACAAAAATTGTCACTGAAAAGGTTTTTGAAGATTTTAGAAAATTACCATCAGAAGTTTCTGTAAACATATCCTTTGAGGACTTACTGTCTGAAAAGACAGTAAACTTTATTTTTAATGAGTTAAAGAAATTCCCAGAACCTCATAGAATAACCTTTGAGATACTTGAAACTGAGGAAATAGAGAACTACAAGTTGTTCTACCAGTTTATATCTGAAGTCAAAAACTTTGGGTGTAAGTTTGCAATAGATGACTTTGGAACGGGATACTCCAACCTTGAGCACTTAATGAAGCTCAATGTAGATTTCTTGAAAATAGATGCTTCTATCATCAAGAGGATCTTGGAAAGTAGGGAAGCCCTTATCTTAACAGAAGCTGTTGTTTCTTTTTCCAAAAAGTTAAATATAAAAACTGTTGCTGAGTTTGTATCAAACGAAGCTATTTATGAAGCTGTTAAAAAATTAGGGATAGACTACTCCCAAGGATACTTCTTGGGAGAGCCTCAGCCGATAGAAGAGGTTGAAAGATTGATCACATCATCTTAA